The following proteins are encoded in a genomic region of Pseudochaenichthys georgianus unplaced genomic scaffold, fPseGeo1.2 scaffold_608_arrow_ctg1, whole genome shotgun sequence:
- the alg8 gene encoding dolichyl pyrophosphate Glc1Man9GlcNAc2 alpha-1,3-glucosyltransferase: protein MATMTFIVEVLLCVSCSLLAVQNREDAGIFLLLSTTGHYSLFPLLFTCAELPIKVLLMLMFTVYAFSALRHLHRRPLLRPLETLYLVGLLLLSLCCDVLFPLSPWGARLPFLPLLATSLYCSLGIIYCFLRLYCSMLGGAERPKQP, encoded by the exons atggctacgatg ACTTTTATTGTTGAAGTTCTGCTGTGTGTGTCCTGCAGCCTCCTGGCTGTGCAGAACAGAGAGGATGCTGGGATATTCCTGCTGCTGTCCACCACGGGTCATTACTCTCTGTTCCCGCTGCTCTTCACCTGCGCAG AGCTGCCCATCAAAGTGCTGCTGATGCTGATGTTCACCGTGTACGCCTTCAGCGCTCTGAGACACCTGCACAG GCGGCCCCTGCTGCGGcccctggagaccctgtacctgGTGGGGctgctcctcctctctctctgctgtgACGTCCTGTTCCCTCTCTCTCCGTGGGGGGCGAGGCTGCCCTTCCTCCCCCTGCTGGCCACCTCCCTGTACTGCTCGCTGGGCATCATTTACTGCTTCCTGCGTCTGTACTGCAGCATGTTGGGGGGGGCGGAGAGGCCGAAGCAGCCCTGA
- the LOC117443417 gene encoding coagulation factor IX: protein RIVIISYPVFLQRPAATRLLGSTSRRRRANSFLEEILPGDLERECQEEVCSQEEAAEIFQTTEKTLEFWYKYIDLNPCGTNPCLNGGMCTLDRGDFLCLCSPQYHGRTCASVVSECRYRNGGCRQLCRDLPGGGLQCGCADGFQLDPDLKGCSKTVLFPCGRQHRHLVPYGGRSLWTNSQEVNLTSREVNLTSQEVNLTSREVNLTSQEVNLTSQEVNLTSQEVNLTSQEVNLSDMLDTDAWTVNASSGGGNETETEGVASRIVGGVLEKLGGSPWQVLLRRADGYGFCGGTLVSDRWVVSAAHCLEESVDHVTIGDYDKRRPDPMEQQLKVQKVFVHPHFHSFTFDSDIALLFLSGPVRRGPTAAPACLPDPHLSRYLLQEDSRGVVSGWGLTRHLGRSSRFLRKVTLPVIGQQTCSGSTNQVITDNMFCAGFLDVAMDACGGDSGGPFVQNHMGTWFLTGVVSWGEGCAAKGRFGVYSRIGNFLNWIRDTMQRQNLSQDQDLSQDQNQDY from the exons CGTATTGTGATCATATCGTATCCAGTGTTCCTGCAGAGGCCGGCAGCGACCCGCCTCCTTGGCTCCACCTCCAGGAGGCGCAGAGCGAACTCGTTCCTGGAGGAGATCCTCCCTGGAGACCTGGAGAGGGAGTGCCAGGAGGAGGTCTGCTCCCAGGAGGAGGCGGCCGAGATCTTCCAGACCACGGAGAAGACG CTGGAGTTCTGGTACAAGTACATCG ATCTGAACCCTTGTGGGACGAACCCCTGTCTGAACGGAGGGATGTGCACGCTGGACCGAGGAGACTTCCTGTGTCTCTGCTCCCCGCAGTACCACGGCCGGACCTGCGCCTCAG TGGTGTCTGAGTGTCGATATAGGAACGGCggctgcaggcagctctgcaggGACCTGCCGGGAGGGGGGCTTCAGTGCGGCTGCGCAGACGGCTTCCAACTGGACCCGGACCTCAAGGGCTGCTCCAAGACCG TGTTGTTCCCGTGCGGCCGTCAGCACAGACACCTGGTTCCATACGGAGGACGCTCTCTGTGGACCAATTCACAGGAAGTGAACCTGACCTCGCGGGAAGTGAACCTGACCTCGCAGGAAGTGAACCTGACCTCGCGGGAAGTGAACCTGACCTCACAGGAAGTGAACCTGACCTCACAGGAAGTGAACCTGACCTCGCAGGAAGTGAACCTGACCTCACAGGAAGTGAACCTCAGCGACATGTTGGACACCGACGCCTGGACAGTGAACGCATCGTCTGGGGGGGGTAATGAGACGGAGACGGAGGGGGTGGCGTCTCGTATCGTGGGGGGGGTTCTGGAGAAACTGGGAGGCAGTCCCTGGCAG gtgcTGCTCCGCAGGGCCGATGGTTACGGCTTCTGTGGAGGGACGCTGGTCTCTGACCGCTGGGTGGTCTCTGCTGCACACTGCCTGGAGGAGAGCGTGGACCACGTCaccatag gggACTATGATAAGAGGCGTCCGGACCCCATGGAGCAGCAGTTGAAGGTCCAGAAGGTTTTCGTCCATCCTCACTTCCACTCGTTCACCTTCGACAGTGACATCGCTCTGTTGTTCCTCTCAGGCCCCGTGAGGAGGGGCCCCACGGCGGCCCCCGCCTGCCTGCCGGACCCCCACCTGTCCAGGTACCTGCTGCAG GAGGACTCTCGAGGCGTGGTCTCAGGTTGGGGTCTGACTCGTCACCTGGGCCGCTCCTCGCGCTTCCTGAGGAAGGTGACGCTGCCCGTCATTGGACAGCAGACCTGCAGCGGCTCGACCAATCAG GTGATCACAGACAACATGTTCTGCGCGGGATTCCTGGACGTGGCGATGGATGCCTGCGGGGGGGACAGCGGGGGACCCTTCGTTCAGAACCACATGGGGACCTGGTTCCTGACGGGGGTCGTCAGCTGGGGCGAGGGCTGCGCTGCCAAAGGGAGGTTCGGGGTCTACAGCCGCATCGGGAACTTCCTCAACTGGATCAGAGACACCATGCAGAGACAGAACCTCAGCCAGGACCAGGACCTCAGCCAGGACCAGAACCAGGACTACTGA